From the genome of Candidatus Hydrogenedentota bacterium:
GGTCCTTGCGCACTCCGCACTGGGGGCACACCCAGTCGTCGGGGATCTCCTCGAACGGCGTGCCGGGCTCGACGCCGTGAAACGGGTCCCCCCGCTCCTGCCTGTAGACCCAGCCGCAGACAACGCACATGTGTTTGGCCATAAGCTTCGCTCCTCCATTCCGCATCGCGACAGTCTTCCGGGACAGGCAGGTATCCGATCCCGCCTGCTCCCTGACACACAGGTGGAATATAGCCGACGCGGCATACGTATGGCCACGGCAAAACGCAGATGCAACGTTTCAGCCACGGCGGCGGCAGGGCCGAGGTCGGGAGACTCGGGCACCTGAATGGCGATGATGACCGTTCAGCGCCGGATTATGGCCCCATCAATTCAGGAAAGGACAAAGAGATGCAGACAAACAAACCCAGGGCCATGCACGTGGTCGTGCAGGAAGGCGGCGGCACCGGCGAGCTGTACGCGCACGCGTTCACGACTCGCAAGGACGCGAAAAGGTTCCGGCGTTCGTGCGCAAAGGCCGCGTACAGGGCCACCGCGCCCTTGGAGGTTCCGGCAGGCACCGACATCGACGCGCTGCAGCGGGTGCTGTCGGCGGTCGGCGACGAACTCATGTGAACGCTCATCAAAACAGCGAAAGGACGAACATGAAGCGAGTGACTTGGACAATCGATCTGGACGAAGACACGGCAGAGGCTGCCGCAACGGTCGCGCTGGCGATCATGCGCGACCAGGAATCGGCGGCCACGGTCTTCGACGTCACCGACGAATCGGGCAAGACCGTGCGCATGGACCTCCGGCGCGACCATAAGCCGGTGGCGAACCTGCGCTGCGACAACTGCGGCAGATGTTTCGCAGGCACCGGGGAGCTGGAGCGCGTGTTTCCGGACATCCCCGGCCTGATCGGCAGGCTGGACAGTGGCGGCACCGTGCCCGAGGGCGAGTGCCCGCTGTGCGGGGCGCTTGTCTATCGGGAACAAGGCCGCGTTAGGGTCGGCATACTCCTGGACGGCGGCCTCGTCAAAGCTGTGTTCACCGACAGGGGCGGCGTCGACGCCGCCGTACTGGACACCGAGGCCATGGAGAGCGACGACGAGGCCACGCTGACAGTCAGGGCCTTGGGCGAAACCTTCGAGGGCGTGCCTCAGCGCCAGGTGCCGGAGATTGACGCCGGCTTCGTGTGCCGGCTCTTCGGGGCCGTCACCCGCACCGGATCTCAAAACCGAAAGGAAGGGACAGCATGAAGTATTGGGAAGAGTTCCAAAGCAAATGGGGCTTCGGCGACGGCGACGCCGTTCCGCCCGACGCCTGGGCCTTGCGCTACGTCTACGTGCGTGAGATCAACCGGCTGGCGGCCGCGAAAGGCAGCGCGGTCAGGCTGCTGGCTTACGACAGGGGCGGCATGCACAACCCGTACCTGATCTGCCGCGTGCCGGCGGACATGGTGCTTGGCGTGCCGGAGCCTGATCTCTGCAAGGGCGCGTGGGCCAACGGCTGGAAGCCGGAGACGGACTGGATCGAGCCCGGCGAGGACGACGCCATGATTGAGGCCGTGGAGGAGGCGCAGGCGGACGACGGCATCGACGACCTCGTCGACGTCGACGTGTCCATCGCCGGCGAGCCCGGCATCGACTGCAACATCGCCGCGTGAAAGGAAACCATGGACGAGGACAACTGCAGGGCCAACAGGGACCTGCTCAAGGG
Proteins encoded in this window:
- a CDS encoding rubredoxin yields the protein MAKHMCVVCGWVYRQERGDPFHGVEPGTPFEEIPDDWVCPQCGVRKDQFTPL